In Deinococcus maricopensis DSM 21211, the sequence AGCCTCGCGCTGTTCATCGCGCGGCAGGTGGCGTTGCAGCGCCGCGACGCCCCGCTCCTCGACCTGCGGGCGTTCCGCTACCCGATGTTCACCCTCGGTGTGGCCCTGATGATGATCGCCATGATGGCCCTGTTCGGCGGCGCCATCCTGCTGCCGATCTACCTGCAGAACGTCCGCGGCCTGACGGCGTTGCAGACGGGCCTGCTGCTGCTCCCGGGCGGCCTGCTGATGGGCCTGCTCGCTCCGCCCGTCGGGAAGCTCTTTGACCGGTACGGGCCGGTGTGGCTGGCCACGCCCGGCGCCGCCCTGCTGACCCTGGCCCTGTGGCAGTTCGGGACGATCACGCCGGGGACGTCCATCGCGGCGCTGCTGGCGCTGCACCTCACGTTGAGTGCCGGGCTGGCGCTGCTGTTCACGCCCGTGTTCACCGCGAGCCTCGGACCGCTGCCCATGCACCTGTACTCGCACGGCAGCGCGATTCTCAGCACCCTGCAGCAGGTGGCGGGCGCGGCCGGCACGGCCCTGCTCATCACCATCATGACGGGCCGCAGCGCCGCCCTGGTGCAAAGCGCCGTGACTCCGCAGCTGGCGCTGAACGCGGGCCTGCAGTCGGCCTTCATGGTCGCGGCGGGGATTTCCGTGCTGGCGGTGGTGCTGGCCGTATTCACGCGCCGCCCGGCGGGCCACCCGCACGGCGCGCCGGACGGACACCCCGTCAGCGCGCACTGACGAGCGGTGTGAAGGCGGGCCGACCTGGACTCCAGGTCGGCCCGCCTTCATACGGGGGGTTACGCTGCGAACGGGCTGCGCGGCGGGGTGCCCTTGAGTTCCTGAATTTCCTGAAGCAGGGCCGCCAGGGTGGCTCGGTGCGCGTCCAGGGAGCCGCGGTGTTCAACGAAGTCGTTCAGCGTTTTCACGAACGCGTCGATGACTTCCTGCAGCCGTTCTTCTTTGGTCATGCCAAAGGGTAACCGGGCGGTTCTTTCAAACTTCATACAACCTTTACCTTGCGTTTTCCGGAGGGCGAAGCTGGGCGCGCACGAGCTTCCCGAGAGCAGTGCGTGGCAGCGCAGGCACGAACTGCCAGCATGCAGGCCGCAGCGTTCGGGGCAGCAGCGCGCGCAGGTCGGCCTCGACCACCGTGTCCGGCACCGGCGGGTGGGTGTCCTCATGCACCATCAGCGCGGCGAGCCGCTGCCCGTACTCTTCGCTGGGCACGCCCAGCACCGCGCATGCGCGGACGTACGGCAACTGCGCGATGCGGCCTTCCACCTCCTCCGGATACACGTTCTCGCCGCCACAGATGATCAGGTCGTCCCGCCGCCCGCGCAACGTCAGCCACCCGGACGCACTCAGGTGCCCCACGTCGCCCGTGCGCACCCCACCGACCACGACCTCGCCCACCTCGCCCGGGGCGGCGCGCCCGCCATCCTCGCGGCGTAGGACGACGGGCGCGCCCGGCAACAGCTCACCGACGCTGTCCGGCGCGGCCAGCAGCTGCGTGGGCGTGGCCAGCGCGATCAGGCCTGCCTCGCTCGCGCCATACAGGTTGAACAGCACCGGCCCGAAGCGCCGCAGCGTCCGGGTGGCGAGGTCCACGCTGAGCGGCGCGGACCCGCACACGATGGTCCGCAAGGTCGGCGCGCGGCCCATCGCAGGCCGTTCCAGCAACCGGTGCAACACGGTCGGCGCGACCACCAGCACCTCTATACCCTGCGTGAGCAGGGCGCGTTCGTACAGTTCGGCCGTCCCGCGCCTGAACAGGTGCAGCGGCGCCCCGAACGTGAGGCTCAGCGCGAGCGTCATCAGGCCGTGCCCGTGGAACAACGGCAGCGTCAGCAGCGTCGGCGCGCCTGCTCGAACGTCCAGGCGCGTGAGCAGCGCCGTGAGCGTACGGAGCGCCTCGCCTGGACGCACGCGGCGGTCCACCACCTTGGGCTGGCCCGTGCTGCCCGACGTCAGCACCACCAGCCGCCCGCCGCGCCGAGCGCGCACATGGGCGGGCGCGCTCGGACGTTGGAGCGCCTCCAGGGTCGCGGCGCTGCAGATCGGCAACGTCGGGTCAGCGCCCTGCACGCCCGCCAGAAATTCCTCGTCGGCGACCAGCAGGTCCAGCTGATGCTCGCGCGCCACCCTCGCCACCTGCTCGGGCGCGTGGAAGGTGTTCAGCAGCAGCACCCGCACCCCCAGTCGAAGTCCAGCGAGCAGCGTCGCCACGAACGCCGAGTGGTTGCGGCCCAGCAGCCCCAGCGTCCCGCCGGGCGGCACGCGCGTCGCCAGCGTGTCCGCGATCAGGTCCGCGCGCTCCACCAGCCCCCGGAAGGTCGTCACGCCGGACGCCTCGATCAGCGCGGGCGCGTCCGGGCAGCGGGACGCCGTCCACACCGTCAGGCTGTACAGGGACGCGCCGTACCGCGCGGCCACCCTCCCGCCCAGCACCACCGCCCGCAGAGGGGACGGCCAGAGCAGGCCCGTGCTCAGCACCGCCCGCACCGCCGCGCGCACGCTCACGCGGCACCCCGCCGCGCCCCACGCAGGCGCTCACGTGCCTCCAAGCGCGCCAGAGCCCAGTCCGTCACGCCGGGGAGCAGGAACGCCGCGGCCTCCTGAGCGGACAGCCACCACGGGGCCACCCGTGCCCGTGGGCGCACCACGGCGCCCGCAAGCACCTGCGCGGCCTCCAGCGGCGTCAATGCTGGTGCGTGCCGGTACAGGCCGCCCGCCGCGCTCATGCGCGTCCGCACCAGCGGCATGTACACGCTGCTCACGCGCACGCCGTCGAGCTGCACTTCCGCCGCCACACTCCGCAGCCACAGGTCGAACCCTGCCTTGCTTCCCTGGTACGACGCCCAGCGCGGCGCGGCCGGCGGCTTCACGGACACGGTGGACACGTTGATGATCTGCCCTCCCCCTGCGGCGATCATGTGGGGCAGCAGCCCGAGGAGCAGCGCCGCCGGGCCCGTGAAGTTCACTGCCACGGACCGTTCCAGGTCGCGTCGGTCCAGTGCCCGCACCGCAGGACGACGAATGGAACGGCCCGCGTTGCTGACCACGACGGCGATGCGCGGGTGCCTGCGGACCAGTCGGTCCACGAGGAGCGGGATGTCGTCCGGGCAGCTCAGGTCCAGCGGGTACGCGAACGCCCGCCCGCCGGTCCGCTCGATGTCCGCGACGAGCTCGTGGAGTCGCTCGCCTGTGCGGGCCACCACGAGCACTTCCGCGCCCGCCTGCGCGAACAGCCGAGCTGTCGCCTCCCCAATCCCGAACGACGCTCCGGTGATCAGGACCGTCTGCCCCCCCAAGGCCGCCCGGAGGGCGGTCAAGTTCCGGCATGCGGGCGGGGAGAGGAGCAGACGCGCGAACGGGGACACGACCCTGTCTATCACGCACGCTTCAGGCGTACCTGCAGAGCTGCGGGGTTCCTCATGCGCGCCGCAGGTAGGGTGAGCGCCATGAGTGTGGACCACCGACCGTTCGGGACGCTGCTGGTGCAGCACGGCCCGCTGATCCTGTCCGTTCCCGACGTGCCCTCCACGCCCGCCGCGCAGTACGTGAGCTTCGAGCACGTTGACCTGCTGAACCTCGGCTCGACGCCCGCGCTGCTGCGCCGCTGGGGGTTCGCGTCCCCGTCGCTCGGGCACGTGCCCAGCGCCGCGTTCCTGATTCCGCCGCCGCTCATCGAGGTGCTGCAGCCCGGCGAGTGGACGCGCGTCTCGGTGGGCGCGTGGTTCGGCGCGTGGGCCGCGCAGGTCACGCCCGGCGGCGGCCACCCGGACCTCGTGCAGCGCCTGTGGCAGGACACCGCCATGCTGCTGCTGGACGTCTGGACGGCCGCCGGACCGGTGGAGTTACGGGTGGACGTGGAGGTACAGGTGCCTGAAGGCGCGCTCAGCGAGCGGCCGGAAACCCTGCGCGCCACCTTCGAGCATTACTTCGAGTGACGTGACCGGCCCACGGCGTGGCGGTCACAGCTCCAGGTCGCTCGCGTCCTGAATGACGAACGAATCGCCGGACTGCCGGAGGAGCGTCATGGCGCGAGTGAACACCGTCGCCCGCTCCACGTCCGTGAGCGGCGGGCCACTCACGGGCCGGACGGCATTGCGGAATACCGCGAGGCCGCCCCCTTCCTCGGTGTCCACATTGACGGCGTACGCCACGTCGCCGTCGCGGTACGTGAGGGCGTCACGGCCTGTGCGCTGAATACTGCGCGTTCCGTCGTCGGCCGCGACCCACCACGGGCCGAGCCGCTGCGCGCTCCCTACCGGGCGTGGAGGGGACGGGGTGTCGGCGGCGCGCTTCTGCTGTTCGATCAGCGCGAGCAGGCGGGCATGCGCAGCCTGCAGTTCCGGATGCTCGCCGCGCAGCGGGGACGGCGGGGCTTTCGGGTCGCGGGCGCTCATGCTTCAGGGTACTCCGCGTGGCCTGAGCCGGCCATGACTGCGCCTTCAGGCGAGCCTATGCGCTTGTAGTACAGCCGCGTTCCGGTCAGCCCACCGTGCGGTTTGAGGGCGTAATCCGGGATTTCTCCGGCGAACACGAACCCGAGCCGCTCGTACAGGCTGGACGCGCCCCCGTCCGAGGCCGTGTCGAGCACGAGCAGCGTTCGGGCGTGCTGCACCGCGAGCGCCTCGGCGGCCTGCAGCAGGGCGGTGGCGGCGCCGCGGCGGCGGGCGCCGGGGTGCGTCATCATCTTCGCGATTTCCGCGCGGTGCGGCTGGTTCGGGGGGCAGTCGAGGATGAGCGTGACCGTGCCCAGCAGGGCCTCGCCTTCCCAGGCGCCCAGGATGATGCGCTCGCCGCGCGCGGCGCCGCTGAGCGCGCGGTCCCAGAAGGCCGTGGCGGCGTCGGGCGTGAGGGGATGCATGAAGCCGACGGAGCCGCCTTCGGCGACGGTGACGATGAGCAGGTCGCGCAGGCGCGCGAGCGTTTCGGGCGTGGCGTGCAGTGGGCGAATATCCGGCATGGTTACCCCCGGGCGAGCAGCACGACGTACGTGCAGGGCGTGTCGGTGTCGTTGGCGAGCGTGACGTCGGACGGCGCGCCGAAGCCGAGGCAGTCGCCGGCATGCAGGAGGTGCATCTGGCCGTCCTCGTGCACGGTGAGGGCGCCGTTCTGCACCCAGATGACCTGACGGATGTGGGTGTACGACGCGGCCGGCAGGGTGACGCGCTGCCGTGCGGGGAGGTCGATGCGGGCGAGTTCGAGGGGGTGGTCGGGGCGGGCGAAGACCTGCGTGCGGACGTACCCGGTGTCCGGGTCGCGCCAGGTGGGCTGGTCGCTGGCGCGGGACAGCCGGGCGCCTTCCGTTTCGGCGCGCAGGAGGAGGCCGGCGAGGGTGAGGTCGAAGGCGGTGGCGAGACGGACGAGGGTGACGGCGGTGGGGCTCATGTCGCCGCGCTCGACCTTGCTGATGGTGGCCTTGGCGACGCCGGCGCGTTCCGCGAGGTCCGCCTGGGACCATTGCCGCGCTTCCCGCTCGACGCGGATGCGCCGGGCGATCAGCGCGCTCGTGTCGTCTCCTATAGTGGTCATACGTTCATTATAGGAATCAATGCGCGGTGGGTGTCAACCGGCGCTGAAACCGCCAGCGCCTTCCCACGAACTCCACCAGAACGCCTCCGCCTCCTGGATCAGACCCTCACCCACACCGAACAGCAGCACCTTGGCGCTCAGGCCTACCGGACCAGCGGTCCGGGCTCAGCCTGATGCACACGGTGCTTATGGGCCTCTGCACGCTCCCCATCCGCCAGCGCTCCCCCGTAATGCTCCCGTAACACCCCCACCGGACACTCAGCTCACCAGGAAGCTCCGGTGCCGCGCACCGCCGCAGGGTGAGCTTCCCCGAGCGCCTCACACGCACTCGGCAGGCCCCCACCCCCTCCCCACCAAGAAGGTTCAACCCATGCGCCCCAGCCACCGCCGCACCATCGCCGTCCTCAGCGCCCTCACCCTCGCCACCGCCGCCGCCACCACCGCCGTCGTCCTGCACCTCCCCCAGGAGGACAACGACCGCGCCGCGCGCATCACCGCATTCCTGCAGGCGCCCAACACCACCGCCACCACCCGCGAAACCACCGGACAGCAACGCGAATTCACGCTCGAAGTCCACAAGATCACCACGGAAATCGCGCCCGGCGTGAACGTCGAACAGTGGGCGTACAGCTTCCCCGGTCAGAAGCCCACCGTCCCCGGACCGGAAATCCGCGTTCAGCAGGGCGACCACGTCACCATCCACTTCAAGAACACGCACGACCAGCCGCACACCGTGCACCTCCACGGCGTCGCCCGCCTCGCGCAGCAGATGGACGGCCTCACGGACGTCATGCCCGGCGAGGAAGCCCTCTACGAGTTCGTAGCGACCGACCCGGGCACCTTCGCGTACCACTGCCACTACCAGACGTACCTGCACGCCGACATGGGCATGTACGGCGCGATCGTCGTCGAACCCCGGGACCCCAGCACGAAAGTCTGGCAGAGCGAACACACCCTGATCCTCGACGAATGGGACAGCCGCCAGAACCCCAAAGCGCCCGTGCATCACAGCGAGCCGAACTACTTCCTCGTGAACGGCCGGTCCTTCCCGCTCATTCCCGACATCACCATCCCCGAAGGGCAGACGAGCCT encodes:
- a CDS encoding MDR family MFS transporter yields the protein MTHPHTEARDRTVILVLLIATFVVILNETIMNVALPRLMTDLRVNASTVQWLSTAFMLTMAVVIPTTGFLLQRLTSRAVFLTAMTLFSVGTLVAGLAGNFPILLGARIIQATGTAIMLPLLMTTILTLIPPERRGAVMGNISIVISVAPAIGPTISGVILQTLSWRAMFLFVLPIALGVLAYGARTLVNITEPRRLSLDVLSVPLSALGFGGIVYGLSRLGDTPGGVSTPTVAVPLVVSVVSLALFIARQVALQRRDAPLLDLRAFRYPMFTLGVALMMIAMMALFGGAILLPIYLQNVRGLTALQTGLLLLPGGLLMGLLAPPVGKLFDRYGPVWLATPGAALLTLALWQFGTITPGTSIAALLALHLTLSAGLALLFTPVFTASLGPLPMHLYSHGSAILSTLQQVAGAAGTALLITIMTGRSAALVQSAVTPQLALNAGLQSAFMVAAGISVLAVVLAVFTRRPAGHPHGAPDGHPVSAH
- a CDS encoding AMP-binding protein; the protein is MSVRAAVRAVLSTGLLWPSPLRAVVLGGRVAARYGASLYSLTVWTASRCPDAPALIEASGVTTFRGLVERADLIADTLATRVPPGGTLGLLGRNHSAFVATLLAGLRLGVRVLLLNTFHAPEQVARVAREHQLDLLVADEEFLAGVQGADPTLPICSAATLEALQRPSAPAHVRARRGGRLVVLTSGSTGQPKVVDRRVRPGEALRTLTALLTRLDVRAGAPTLLTLPLFHGHGLMTLALSLTFGAPLHLFRRGTAELYERALLTQGIEVLVVAPTVLHRLLERPAMGRAPTLRTIVCGSAPLSVDLATRTLRRFGPVLFNLYGASEAGLIALATPTQLLAAPDSVGELLPGAPVVLRREDGGRAAPGEVGEVVVGGVRTGDVGHLSASGWLTLRGRRDDLIICGGENVYPEEVEGRIAQLPYVRACAVLGVPSEEYGQRLAALMVHEDTHPPVPDTVVEADLRALLPRTLRPACWQFVPALPRTALGKLVRAQLRPPENAR
- a CDS encoding SDR family NAD(P)-dependent oxidoreductase yields the protein MTALRAALGGQTVLITGASFGIGEATARLFAQAGAEVLVVARTGERLHELVADIERTGGRAFAYPLDLSCPDDIPLLVDRLVRRHPRIAVVVSNAGRSIRRPAVRALDRRDLERSVAVNFTGPAALLLGLLPHMIAAGGGQIINVSTVSVKPPAAPRWASYQGSKAGFDLWLRSVAAEVQLDGVRVSSVYMPLVRTRMSAAGGLYRHAPALTPLEAAQVLAGAVVRPRARVAPWWLSAQEAAAFLLPGVTDWALARLEARERLRGARRGAA
- a CDS encoding GNAT family N-acetyltransferase; its protein translation is MPDIRPLHATPETLARLRDLLIVTVAEGGSVGFMHPLTPDAATAFWDRALSGAARGERIILGAWEGEALLGTVTLILDCPPNQPHRAEIAKMMTHPGARRRGAATALLQAAEALAVQHARTLLVLDTASDGGASSLYERLGFVFAGEIPDYALKPHGGLTGTRLYYKRIGSPEGAVMAGSGHAEYPEA
- a CDS encoding helix-turn-helix domain-containing protein — protein: MTTIGDDTSALIARRIRVEREARQWSQADLAERAGVAKATISKVERGDMSPTAVTLVRLATAFDLTLAGLLLRAETEGARLSRASDQPTWRDPDTGYVRTQVFARPDHPLELARIDLPARQRVTLPAASYTHIRQVIWVQNGALTVHEDGQMHLLHAGDCLGFGAPSDVTLANDTDTPCTYVVLLARG
- a CDS encoding multicopper oxidase domain-containing protein, with the translated sequence MRPSHRRTIAVLSALTLATAAATTAVVLHLPQEDNDRAARITAFLQAPNTTATTRETTGQQREFTLEVHKITTEIAPGVNVEQWAYSFPGQKPTVPGPEIRVQQGDHVTIHFKNTHDQPHTVHLHGVARLAQQMDGLTDVMPGEEALYEFVATDPGTFAYHCHYQTYLHADMGMYGAIVVEPRDPSTKVWQSEHTLILDEWDSRQNPKAPVHHSEPNYFLVNGRSFPLIPDITIPEGQTSLLRMVNMGEELHSWHLHGNSFLVLAKDGYPLPQPERLDTLAIAPGERIDILVKGRDGSFPFHDHIVRDVTNNGIYPGGMHLMLKGGPALDPYGRLSTGPSMHAHTAQPTAEAHDHDHEHAGAPGIVPHGDPAHNDVYDHLPANSPIKVVNIRNFAFDQPELHVKVGTKVAWVNRDAVGHSVTAGQPGGAPGARAFDSSNEAKGLPSMLEQGEAWTYTFTKKGTFAYYCLPHTNMTAKVIVE